TATCTTTATCATCAATAGAATAGATTTGTTTTAATAAATCATTTTTAGAAATATTAAATTCTGAGTATTTTTTTTCACCATTTATTATTGTTGTAACTTCTTTTTTTCAATAATAAAAATTTTCAAATTTTTTAAATTCATCTGGTTTGTGGGTTTTTAAAAATTTTAAATATTCGACAATATTTTTATATTCACTTGCTAAAGAATTTAAATCTGGCAAAACATAATTATATTTTATATATTTTATGCTTTTGGTAATTTTCTGAATTCATTTTTTTGGAATTGTATATATTAAATTAGGTTTAAAATAAAAATATTTTGGGATTTTTAAACTAGTTGCATCATCACCTAAATATTTTAAAACACGAGTTTTAATCTCACCTTCAGGTTTTATCACTCTTGCCGCTTCATTCAAAAAAGATTTACTATCTCAATAACCTATATCATTTCAATTAAATAATAATGAATCTTTCCCATAACTTAAAATATAAGTTCCATCATTTTGTTTTTCTAATTGAAGATATTTATTTGTTTCATCTTCTGTTAATTCTTTTAAAACACCTTGATTTTTTCATTCAATATTTTTTTCAGCATCAAAACTAGCTTCACGTGTATTTAAATTAATACTCATTTTGTTAATAGATTTAATTCTACCATCAGTGTAGCCACCAATTAATGAAGTATTTACACCACCTTTATCAATAATATTTACAATTTCACCAAAAGTATATTTACGGTCTAGCTTAATATCTGAATTTTTTTCTAGTGTTGAATATTGTTCCACTTTTTTAGAAAAATCTGGTTTTTCATATAAAACTAAAAGTTTATTAGCACTACCAGCTTGAAAAAATGCATTATTTATATTTTGAAAATCGAAATTTAAAAAATTATAATCTTTAAAATTACGATTTTCGAACAATAAATTAAATTCATAAGAAGATATATAATAGTCTTTATTTTCATCTGCAACACCTAAATCAGATAATTTAATAAATTCTTTATCTGGGTATTTTAGACTTAATGTTTCAAAATTTTCAGCATTTTTTAAAAAGTATTCTTCACTATATGATTTAATAAGTTTTTCTTCATTACTTTCTTTAGAATTTTTATCATATATTTGAATTTTATCTTCAAGTTTATAAAAATTAGGAGAATTTTCTTGTAAAAGGTTTATGTCTAAATCAACTGTTGCATCATGTAAAACTGAAACATTATTATAATTTTTAATTGATCTAGAAAAAGATTCTTTAACACTAAAAAGTGTTGAAAAAACAACTGTTGTTAAAAATATCAAAATAGATAAACAAAAAACAGTTATTTTATTTTTAGATAATGATTTAAAAACTTCTTTAAATAATTTAAACATAATTAATTAAAAACCTCAAAATTATTATTTATTAAAATATATAAAAATATTTTATAAATATATATTTATTTAAAAAAATAAAATAAATTTTAACATTAAAAAGCAAAAAAAAAATATTTTAAATAAAAATTAATAAAATATAGTTAAAATTTAATTAGAAAAATTATATTTTAATAATTTAATTTGATAGTAAAAAATGGAGGTAGAAATGAAAGTTTTAGTTTTAAAAGGTTCAATTATTGCTGAAGAAAATTCAGTATCAAGACAACTTACAAATAAATTTGTTGAATTATATAAAAAAATAAATCCTGATCATGAAATTATTGAAATGGATCTTAGTAATGAGAGTTTTTCTTCACAACCTTTAACAGCAAAAAATTTTGCAACTTTTTGAAAAGATGTAAATGCAGATAAATACATCGATTTACTAAAAAGTGTTGATAAAGTTATTTTATCAACACCAATGATTAATTTTAACATGTCAGCACCTGTTAAAAATTTTATGGATACAATTTCAGTTGCTGATAAAACCTTTAGTTATAAATATAGCAAAAAGGGCGAAGCAATTGGTTTATTAGATCATTTAAAAGTGCAAATTTTAGCAACACAAGGAGCACCAATTGATTGATATCCTTTTGGAAATGTTTCTGAAAACTTAAAAGGTGTATGAAAATTTTTAGGTGCTAAAGAAGTAGCAATTTTAAAAATTGCTAGTACAAAAGTACCACCTTTTTCTACATTAAGCATTGATGAAAAAATCAATAGTCATATTAAAGAAATTGAAAAAGCAGTAAAAGAATTCTAAAGATCCGACTCTAAAATAAAGTTTATAAAAAAACTAAACTAAGGTTTAGTTTTTTTATTGTTTTAAATAAAAATAAAAACAACTTATAAACTTGTAACGAGATACCTTCTAAATAAAAACAAAAAAGTGATACTAAATATGAAATTTATCTGATAAAGATAAAAAAATATATGATTAATATGGACTTGTTGCATTTAACTTTGCAAATGGTGCTGACATAGAACTTTAAGCAACATAAAAACTTGTTGATGAAGTGTTTGTTAAGTTATGAAAACACCTTTTAGACAAAAAAAATTAAAATGTACTTCATTATAAACTAAATGAAATTTTAACATAAAAAATGACTAATTAAACAGCATAACTTAAATGTTTTTTGTGTGGTTTTTGTACAAAATGTTTTTCAAACAATTCTTTTAGTGATTTTTTTCAAAATGTTTTTTTGCAAATAAATAATATTGTTTTTCTGTTTCAGCAATATTTGTTCTTAATGTATTTTCATCTCGAAACTCTTGGAAGTCATCCCTATAACCAAAAATATCTGCTACAATTGAAAAAATTTTTTTTCTAAAATTTTGTTCTTTTTCAACGAAATTCCCATACATAAACATAAAGTATTCTGAAGGGTAAAATATAACATTTACTGGGTGATCTTCCTTAGTTCTTTCAACTTGGATAATGGTATGTTTGTTTTTGTCTGGAGGTTTCGGAGCAAATTCTCATCATGCGCTATGTATTAAATTAGCTTGTATTTGTTTGTTTGTAGTTTTTACAAGATTTTTTAATGCCTTTGTATTATTAATGAAATTTTCAATTTTTAAAATATAAAAATCTCATTCTAATCTTTCATAAATTCAATATTTTTCAAAATTTCCGCCATACGAATATGAACATCAATCATTTAAGAAAAAAGGCGCATATTCACAAAATTAAGCATTCTAAAATGATTGATATTATTTAAATTTTGGTTTTTTCAAGGATAAATTTTTAAATGCTCTTTTACTATATGTATTCGGCCATAAATATAAATCATTATAATCAAAAGTACTTGGGTTAATTTTTTCAAAATTATATTCTTTTAATTTTTGAATTACTTCAGACCTTTTTCTTCTTGTTATCATATTTAAATTACAAAATAAAATTTTTAATTTTTTTTATCTATATAAATTCTGTTAAGCATTATTTTGAATTTTACTTGTTTAAAAAATTTATCATTTCAATAGTGAGTATAGAAGAAAATAAAAACCATTATTTTGTATTATAAAAATAGTCATTGCAATTATATTATTATGATTATCAAAAATTAAAGATTAACTGTTTCCTAGAGTTGGTAGACCGTAAATTTTTATATAAAATATTTTGTTGTTGTTTCACTAAAGTACTACTTTTTTAACATTAAGCATTGAAAAAAGTTAATAATCATATTAAAAAATCAAAAAAACACTAAAAAAA
This Mesomycoplasma neurolyticum DNA region includes the following protein-coding sequences:
- a CDS encoding FMN-dependent NADH-azoreductase gives rise to the protein MKVLVLKGSIIAEENSVSRQLTNKFVELYKKINPDHEIIEMDLSNESFSSQPLTAKNFATFWKDVNADKYIDLLKSVDKVILSTPMINFNMSAPVKNFMDTISVADKTFSYKYSKKGEAIGLLDHLKVQILATQGAPIDWYPFGNVSENLKGVWKFLGAKEVAILKIASTKVPPFSTLSIDEKINSHIKEIEKAVKEF